In Candidatus Methylomirabilota bacterium, the following proteins share a genomic window:
- a CDS encoding (Fe-S)-binding protein, with translation MAGSVRASLMITCLGDVFFPEVGVAMVRLLRGLGVELDFPEAQTCCGMPLFNSGYHHDAAEVAARTVKLFERAEHVVVPSGSCAWMVKAEYPGLLKHDPALRAAAESLARRTRELSQFIVEVLGITRIESSFAGKVTYHDSCHLLRGLGESSSPRVLLRGVPGVELVELPGADQCCGFGGSFSVRLPEVSSAILDKKLANVESTGARCLVACDAGCLMQMGGGLTRRGSRVKAVHLAQVLAGEGDA, from the coding sequence GTGGCCGGTTCCGTCCGGGCTTCGCTGATGATCACCTGCCTGGGGGACGTCTTCTTCCCCGAGGTCGGCGTGGCGATGGTCCGGCTCCTGCGCGGTCTCGGCGTCGAGCTGGACTTCCCGGAGGCGCAGACCTGCTGCGGGATGCCGCTCTTCAACTCGGGCTATCACCATGACGCGGCCGAGGTCGCGGCCCGGACCGTGAAGCTGTTCGAGCGGGCCGAGCACGTGGTGGTGCCGTCCGGCTCCTGCGCGTGGATGGTCAAGGCGGAGTACCCGGGCCTGCTGAAGCACGATCCGGCCCTGCGCGCCGCCGCGGAGTCGCTCGCGCGCCGCACCCGGGAGCTGTCGCAGTTCATCGTGGAGGTGCTCGGGATCACGCGTATCGAGTCGTCGTTCGCCGGGAAGGTGACGTATCACGACTCCTGCCACCTCCTGCGCGGGCTCGGCGAATCGTCCTCGCCCCGGGTCCTGCTGCGGGGCGTGCCCGGCGTGGAGCTGGTCGAGCTGCCCGGCGCCGATCAGTGCTGCGGCTTCGGCGGCTCCTTCTCGGTCCGCCTGCCCGAGGTGTCCAGCGCCATCCTGGACAAGAAGCTCGCGAACGTGGAGAGCACCGGCGCGCGCTGCCTGGTGGCCTGCGACGCCGGCTGCCTCATGCAGATGGGAGGCGGGCTCACCCGTCGCGGCTCGCGGGTGAAGGCGGTGCACCTGGCTCAGGTGCTGGCCGGCGAGGGCGACGCGTGA
- a CDS encoding FAD-binding oxidoreductase codes for MAVSAPALHHALLDIAGAAHVLRDPGALVPYAVDGMVPSAVVRPGAADEVSRVLALATAEKLAVVPRGAGTGLGLGNPPRRLDLVLELGRLTAVRDYVPEDMVATVEAGLTLGALAAQLASHRQMLALDPPGGEPRTIGGVLAAHASGPRRFRYGTGRDLLLGARFVQADGTITWGGAKVVKSVTGYDVPKLLVGSLGTLGVLVEATLRLHPMPPESRSWQLGFSSAEAARDFLAALLDSPLQPDRVALLDVGALRAVGLTPDPIALLVSISSVAEAVQAQGGTLAQLAAGHGGRRDLLAESIWSGLGPAVAGSILLRAAFEPRRLLDWAAQARSLAARVGAEIALLGQPGHGVLQVSLEAEDGGRLGREMLLPLRQAIEAEGGSLVVERGPARLKSECEAWGSINLDLLTIMKRIKGEFDPGDVLSPGRFVGGL; via the coding sequence GTGGCCGTCTCCGCCCCGGCGCTGCACCACGCCCTGCTCGACATCGCGGGCGCCGCCCACGTGCTGCGCGATCCGGGCGCGCTGGTGCCCTACGCGGTGGACGGCATGGTCCCGTCCGCGGTGGTGCGCCCGGGCGCCGCGGACGAGGTCAGCCGCGTGCTCGCCCTCGCCACCGCCGAGAAGCTGGCGGTGGTTCCCCGCGGCGCGGGCACCGGCCTGGGGCTCGGCAATCCACCGCGGCGGCTCGATCTGGTGCTGGAGCTCGGGCGGCTGACCGCGGTGCGCGACTACGTGCCCGAGGACATGGTGGCCACCGTGGAGGCCGGGCTGACCCTCGGTGCACTCGCCGCGCAGCTGGCCTCGCACCGCCAGATGCTCGCGCTCGATCCGCCCGGCGGCGAGCCACGCACGATCGGCGGGGTACTGGCCGCTCACGCCAGCGGCCCCCGGCGCTTCCGCTACGGCACCGGGCGAGATCTCCTGCTCGGCGCCCGCTTCGTCCAGGCCGATGGCACGATCACGTGGGGTGGGGCCAAGGTGGTGAAGTCGGTCACCGGCTACGACGTGCCCAAGCTGCTGGTCGGCTCGCTCGGGACGCTGGGCGTGCTGGTGGAGGCCACGCTGCGGCTTCATCCGATGCCGCCCGAGTCGCGCTCCTGGCAGCTGGGATTCTCGTCGGCGGAGGCTGCGCGAGACTTCCTGGCCGCGCTGCTGGACTCTCCGCTCCAGCCGGATCGGGTCGCGCTGCTCGACGTCGGCGCCCTTCGCGCGGTGGGCCTGACCCCGGATCCGATCGCCCTGCTGGTCTCCATCAGCAGCGTCGCCGAGGCGGTGCAGGCGCAGGGCGGGACGCTCGCACAGCTCGCCGCGGGCCACGGAGGCCGCCGCGATCTGCTGGCGGAGTCGATCTGGTCGGGCCTCGGCCCCGCGGTGGCCGGCTCGATCCTGCTGCGCGCCGCCTTCGAGCCTCGACGGCTGCTGGACTGGGCCGCGCAGGCTCGGTCCCTCGCCGCGCGGGTCGGCGCCGAGATCGCCCTGCTCGGTCAGCCCGGGCACGGAGTGCTCCAGGTCTCGCTGGAGGCCGAGGACGGGGGTCGACTCGGGCGGGAGATGCTGCTGCCGCTGCGGCAGGCGATCGAGGCCGAGGGGGGCAGCCTCGTGGTCGAGCGCGGCCCAGCTCGGCTTAAGTCGGAGTGTGAAGCCTGGGGGTCTATCAATCTTGACTTGCTGACAATAATGAAGCGGATCAAGGGTGAGTTCGATCCGGGGGATGTGCTGAGCCCCGGCCGCTTCGTGGGCGGGTTGTGA
- a CDS encoding 2-oxoacid:ferredoxin oxidoreductase subunit beta, producing MSPATGAPGATPKYTKKDFESDQDVRWCPGCGDYAILSAVQKMMPDLGIPREDIVFISGIGCSSRFPYYMNTYGFHTIHGRAPAIATGLKLARPELKIFVITGDGDGLSIGGNHLLHVLRRNVDVTIILFNNRIYGLTKGQYSPTSELGKVTKSTPVGSADRPLSPCSFALAAGATFVGRTVDRNVGHMEETLKRAAAHKGAAFVEVLQNCNVYNDMAWSVLYDRESKVLHELRLEHGKPLVWGPPDDRRGLVLEGVKPKVVKVKDVADSALWVHDETDGGTALVLAQLWAPDYPIPLGVLANKTGEATYEEILVDQEQKVVSERGPGDIAKLLMSGDTWKIG from the coding sequence GTGAGCCCTGCCACTGGAGCGCCCGGAGCGACCCCGAAGTACACGAAGAAGGACTTCGAGTCCGACCAGGACGTGCGCTGGTGCCCCGGCTGCGGGGACTACGCGATCCTGAGCGCGGTGCAGAAGATGATGCCCGACCTGGGGATTCCCCGGGAGGACATCGTGTTCATCTCGGGCATCGGCTGCTCGAGCCGCTTCCCGTACTACATGAACACCTACGGCTTTCACACCATCCACGGCCGGGCGCCCGCCATCGCGACCGGACTGAAGCTGGCGCGGCCGGAGCTGAAGATCTTCGTGATCACCGGTGACGGCGACGGCCTGAGCATCGGCGGCAACCATCTCCTCCACGTGCTGCGCCGAAACGTGGACGTCACCATCATCCTCTTCAACAACCGGATCTACGGCCTGACGAAGGGGCAGTACTCGCCGACCAGCGAGCTGGGGAAGGTGACCAAGTCCACGCCGGTCGGCTCGGCCGATCGGCCCCTGAGCCCCTGCTCGTTCGCGCTCGCCGCCGGCGCGACCTTCGTGGGCCGCACGGTGGACCGCAACGTGGGCCACATGGAGGAGACGCTCAAGCGGGCGGCCGCCCACAAGGGCGCCGCGTTCGTGGAGGTCCTTCAGAACTGCAACGTGTACAACGACATGGCCTGGAGCGTCCTGTACGACCGGGAGTCGAAAGTCCTCCACGAGCTGCGGCTCGAGCACGGCAAGCCGCTGGTGTGGGGCCCGCCGGACGACCGCCGCGGGCTCGTGCTGGAAGGCGTCAAGCCCAAGGTCGTGAAGGTGAAGGACGTGGCGGACAGCGCCCTCTGGGTCCACGACGAGACCGACGGGGGCACCGCCCTGGTGCTGGCGCAGCTCTGGGCGCCCGACTATCCGATCCCGCTCGGGGTCCTCGCCAACAAGACCGGCGAGGCGACCTACGAGGAGATCCTGGTCGACCAGGAGCAGAAGGTCGTCTCGGAGCGCGGCCCCGGCGACATCGCCAAGCTCCTCATGTCGGGTGACACCTGGAAGATCGGCTGA
- a CDS encoding FAD-linked oxidase C-terminal domain-containing protein, whose product MPLSPRVLRELEAILGSRGLVLSREGLLTYECDMHTFYKGAPEAVVLPESAEQVAAVVRLCRRERVPVVPRGSGTGLIGGAMASAGGVMVSMTRMNRIVELDFPNRCATVQPGLINLWLSQATREGGYFFAPDPSSQMVSSIGGNASTNAGGPHCLKYGITVNHVLGLEVVTGAGELVRLGGKTHERPGYDLTGVMVGAEGTLGLITGVIVRLTHLPESVKTILASFPTIEDASETVSAIIRAGIIPAALEMLDEVVIRAIEEGIHAGYPKGAGAVLLIELDGPAAEIEAQAAPIEAICRDHLALEIRIARSEAERALLWKGRKEAAGVFGRLTPNWLLQDAVVPRSRLPEIMRELQAIGARHGVVIANVFHAGDGNLHPLICYDDRKPGDLERAKHANEDLLHACLRLGGSVTGEHGVGLDKCESLPLQFAEADLNFMARLRRAFDPDSIMNPGKLLPSHPACGEGFRPAARPLPTGTWI is encoded by the coding sequence ATGCCCCTGAGTCCCCGGGTCCTCCGCGAGCTGGAAGCCATCCTCGGCTCCCGCGGCCTCGTCCTCTCCCGCGAGGGGTTGCTCACCTACGAGTGCGACATGCACACGTTCTACAAGGGCGCGCCCGAAGCGGTGGTACTGCCCGAGTCCGCGGAGCAGGTGGCCGCGGTGGTGCGCCTGTGCCGCCGGGAGCGGGTCCCGGTCGTGCCGCGAGGCTCGGGCACCGGGCTCATCGGCGGCGCGATGGCGTCCGCGGGCGGGGTCATGGTCTCGATGACGCGGATGAACCGCATCGTGGAGCTCGACTTCCCGAACCGCTGCGCCACCGTGCAGCCCGGGCTCATCAATCTGTGGCTGAGCCAGGCCACGCGGGAGGGCGGCTACTTCTTCGCCCCGGATCCGTCGAGCCAGATGGTGTCCTCCATCGGAGGCAACGCGTCGACCAATGCCGGTGGCCCGCACTGCCTCAAGTACGGCATCACCGTCAACCACGTCCTGGGCCTCGAGGTCGTCACGGGGGCGGGGGAGCTGGTGCGGCTGGGCGGCAAGACGCACGAGCGGCCCGGCTACGATCTGACCGGGGTGATGGTGGGCGCCGAGGGCACGCTCGGACTGATCACCGGAGTGATCGTGCGGCTCACCCACCTGCCGGAATCGGTGAAGACCATCCTCGCGTCGTTCCCCACCATCGAGGACGCCTCCGAGACGGTCTCCGCGATCATCCGGGCCGGCATCATCCCGGCGGCCCTCGAGATGCTCGACGAGGTCGTGATCCGGGCCATCGAGGAGGGGATCCACGCGGGTTATCCGAAGGGAGCCGGCGCGGTGCTGCTCATCGAGCTGGACGGCCCCGCCGCGGAGATCGAGGCGCAGGCGGCGCCGATCGAGGCGATCTGTCGAGACCACCTGGCGCTCGAGATCCGGATCGCGCGCAGCGAGGCGGAGCGCGCGCTGCTCTGGAAGGGACGGAAGGAGGCGGCCGGCGTGTTCGGCCGGCTCACGCCCAACTGGCTGCTCCAGGACGCGGTGGTGCCGCGCTCCCGGCTCCCCGAGATCATGCGCGAGCTGCAGGCGATCGGCGCGCGACACGGGGTGGTCATCGCCAACGTCTTCCACGCCGGCGACGGCAACCTGCATCCGCTCATCTGCTACGACGACCGGAAGCCCGGCGACCTCGAGCGGGCCAAGCACGCCAACGAGGACCTGCTGCATGCCTGCCTCCGCCTCGGCGGCAGCGTCACCGGCGAGCACGGGGTGGGCCTCGACAAGTGCGAGAGCCTGCCGCTGCAGTTCGCGGAGGCCGATCTCAACTTCATGGCTCGGCTGCGTCGCGCGTTCGACCCGGACTCGATCATGAATCCCGGCAAGCTCCTGCCGTCGCACCCGGCGTGCGGGGAGGGCTTTCGCCCCGCCGCGCGCCCGCTGCCCACCGGCACCTGGATCTGA
- a CDS encoding Xaa-Pro peptidase family protein: MTPHPAPPPDAAASLIIAASEADSNLYYACRFLAPDAFVYLQVDGRRILVMSDLEVDRARAQARVDEVLSLSEWDAKARQRWPQPKLTDTVSLLLEDYGVKAVEVPGDFPLELADRLRERGVTVTPRPSPFLPERLVKTPEEVAAIEETQRHTETALEAALQVLRESVIRGDQVLYKGRPLTSEDLKKTVNVSLMENDCIAEHTIIACGDQGVDPHNQGTGPIRPNEGIIFDIFPRSSTSRYYADMTRTVVKGRASDELRRLYDAVLASQLRGIELIKNGASGGAIHAEVNRTLESRGYMTGVVNGRNQGFFHGTGHGVGLDIHELPRISRLDYELRTGHVVTVEPGLYYPGKGAVRIEDMVLVEAAGCRNLTRSPKMELLEL, encoded by the coding sequence ATGACCCCGCACCCGGCGCCGCCGCCCGACGCTGCCGCGTCCTTGATCATCGCGGCCAGCGAGGCCGACTCGAATCTCTACTACGCGTGCCGCTTCCTGGCCCCCGACGCCTTCGTCTACCTGCAGGTCGACGGGCGCCGGATCCTGGTCATGTCCGACCTCGAGGTCGACCGGGCCCGGGCCCAGGCTCGAGTGGACGAGGTGCTCTCCCTCTCGGAGTGGGACGCCAAGGCGCGCCAGCGCTGGCCCCAGCCAAAACTGACCGACACGGTCAGCCTGCTGCTCGAGGACTACGGGGTGAAGGCGGTCGAAGTGCCCGGGGACTTTCCGCTCGAGCTGGCCGACCGGCTTCGCGAGCGGGGCGTCACGGTCACCCCGCGGCCCAGCCCGTTCCTGCCCGAGCGCCTCGTCAAGACTCCGGAGGAGGTCGCGGCGATCGAGGAGACCCAGCGCCACACCGAAACCGCGCTCGAGGCCGCGCTGCAGGTGCTGCGGGAGAGCGTCATCCGGGGCGACCAGGTGCTCTACAAGGGCCGTCCGCTCACCTCGGAGGATCTCAAGAAGACGGTGAACGTCTCGCTGATGGAGAACGACTGCATCGCCGAGCACACGATCATCGCCTGCGGCGACCAGGGCGTCGACCCGCACAATCAGGGTACCGGACCGATCCGTCCCAACGAGGGCATCATCTTCGACATCTTTCCGCGCTCGTCGACCAGCCGCTACTACGCGGACATGACCCGCACGGTCGTCAAGGGCAGGGCGTCCGACGAGCTCCGCCGGCTCTACGACGCGGTGCTGGCGAGCCAGCTGCGGGGCATCGAGCTGATCAAGAACGGCGCCTCCGGCGGGGCCATCCACGCCGAGGTGAACCGGACCCTGGAGTCACGCGGTTACATGACCGGGGTGGTCAACGGGCGCAACCAGGGGTTCTTTCACGGCACGGGTCACGGCGTCGGGCTGGACATCCACGAGCTGCCGCGGATCAGCCGGCTCGACTACGAGCTCCGGACCGGCCACGTGGTGACCGTCGAGCCCGGGTTGTACTACCCCGGGAAAGGGGCGGTGCGCATCGAGGACATGGTCCTGGTCGAGGCCGCCGGCTGTCGGAACCTCACGCGGTCACCGAAGATGGAGCTGCTCGAGCTCTAA
- a CDS encoding cupin domain-containing protein — translation MKIRVRDHVKVAADKMARIGLSSTARTQLDLYCVAPGQSQSPHRHEGEDKIYYVIEGSGRFSVGGVDERLEPGEAVVAAAGVDHGLVNDGTAVLLVLVVVAPPPAHVKREAR, via the coding sequence ATGAAGATCCGGGTCCGGGACCATGTGAAGGTGGCCGCCGACAAGATGGCCAGGATCGGGCTTTCGTCCACCGCGCGCACGCAGCTGGATCTCTACTGCGTCGCGCCGGGCCAGTCGCAGTCGCCGCACCGGCACGAGGGCGAGGACAAGATCTACTACGTGATCGAGGGGAGCGGGCGCTTCTCGGTCGGCGGCGTCGACGAGCGCCTCGAGCCCGGCGAGGCGGTCGTGGCCGCGGCGGGCGTCGACCACGGGCTGGTCAACGACGGCACCGCGGTGCTGCTGGTGCTCGTGGTGGTGGCGCCGCCGCCCGCCCACGTGAAGCGCGAGGCGCGGTAG
- a CDS encoding LysR family transcriptional regulator, which yields MNLETLQLYCDVVRLRSISRGAAANTVSQSAASQAIQQLEAELDAALLDRSRRPLLPTDQGRAFYDACRALLQGFEKARADLAASRERVEGTVRVAAIYSVGLHDMSRHMQPFMSAYPQARVRLECLHPHKVVEAVLEDEADVGILSYPTASRSISVLPLRSEPMVLVAHPSHRLARRRSVAPSELHGEKFVAFDRDLPIRRAIDRALRQQEVAVDVVMQFDNVETIKQAIGINSGVSILPRPTVLKESEMRTLAVVPLGLPSLVRPVGIIHRRGRRLTPVVARFIEQLQHAGDAVP from the coding sequence GTGAACCTCGAGACGCTGCAGCTCTACTGCGACGTGGTCCGGCTGCGCAGCATCTCCCGCGGGGCCGCCGCCAATACCGTCTCGCAGTCCGCGGCGAGCCAGGCCATCCAGCAGCTGGAGGCCGAGCTCGACGCCGCGCTGCTCGACCGCTCCCGCCGTCCGCTCCTGCCCACCGACCAGGGCCGCGCCTTCTACGACGCCTGCCGGGCGTTGCTCCAGGGATTCGAAAAGGCGCGGGCCGATCTCGCCGCCTCGCGGGAGCGGGTGGAGGGGACGGTGCGGGTGGCCGCCATCTACTCGGTGGGGCTGCACGACATGAGCCGCCACATGCAGCCGTTCATGTCCGCGTACCCGCAGGCCCGCGTGCGGCTGGAGTGCCTGCATCCGCACAAGGTGGTCGAGGCGGTCCTGGAGGACGAAGCCGACGTGGGCATCCTGTCCTACCCGACCGCGTCGCGATCCATCAGCGTGCTGCCCCTCCGCTCCGAGCCGATGGTGCTGGTGGCGCACCCCTCGCACCGCCTGGCTCGCCGCCGCTCGGTGGCACCCTCGGAGCTGCACGGCGAGAAGTTCGTGGCCTTCGATCGCGATCTGCCCATCCGCCGCGCCATCGACCGGGCGCTCAGGCAGCAGGAGGTCGCCGTCGACGTGGTGATGCAGTTCGACAACGTCGAGACGATCAAGCAGGCCATCGGCATCAACTCGGGAGTGAGCATCCTGCCCCGGCCCACCGTGCTGAAAGAATCCGAGATGCGCACGTTGGCGGTGGTGCCGCTGGGACTCCCCAGCCTGGTGCGGCCGGTCGGCATCATCCATCGACGCGGACGACGCTTGACGCCGGTGGTCGCCCGCTTCATCGAGCAGCTCCAGCACGCCGGCGACGCGGTGCCGTGA
- a CDS encoding 2-oxoacid:acceptor oxidoreductase subunit alpha translates to MSDSVATPVAKKPRRTLTRAVIRFAGDSGDGMQVTGEQFTTEAAWAGNDISTLPNFPAEIRAPAGTLFGVSSFQLQFGSQRVYTPGDQLDALVVMNPAAFKVHLPDLKPGGLLIVNPAAFDQRNLEKAGYATSPLEDPALGEKYRLHQVDIAGLTKKALDDLPLNAKEKDRCKNFFALGLVSWIYTRPLEPTLDAIQKRFAKRPEFVEANIRALKAGHAFGETAEMFAEHYGVEPAEMAPGVYRSMTGNRALAWGLLAAAERTKIPVIFGAYPITPASDILHELALHKRFRIRTFQAEDEIAAATAAIGASFGGCIGVTASSGPGIALKGEAIGLAVTAELPLVVFDIQRGGPSTGLPTKTEQADLMQALYGRNSESPVVVIAPATPGDCFYIAYEAVRLAVKYMVPVMVLSDGYLANGSEPWLIPDPKSLPDIPLEFRTEREGFFPYLRDPATLSRPWVRPGTPGLEHRIGGIEKQDVTGNISYDPENHDHMVRTRAEKVRRVAQEIAPLSINGPAAGEVLVVGWGGTYGAITAAVEEAQGEGKAVASVHLRYLNPLPPDLGHILRQYRRVLVPEINSGQLVRILRAEYLVDAVGFNRVRGLPLASQEIYEAINQLLEAKR, encoded by the coding sequence ATGAGTGACAGCGTCGCCACGCCGGTTGCGAAGAAGCCTCGCCGCACTCTCACGCGTGCCGTGATCCGCTTCGCGGGAGACTCCGGTGATGGCATGCAGGTGACGGGCGAGCAGTTCACGACCGAGGCGGCGTGGGCGGGCAACGACATCTCGACGCTGCCGAACTTCCCGGCCGAGATCCGGGCCCCCGCCGGGACGCTGTTCGGAGTGTCGAGCTTCCAGCTCCAGTTCGGCAGCCAGCGCGTGTACACCCCGGGCGACCAGCTGGACGCGCTGGTGGTCATGAACCCCGCCGCCTTCAAGGTGCACCTGCCCGACCTCAAGCCGGGCGGCCTGCTGATCGTCAACCCGGCCGCCTTCGACCAGCGCAACCTCGAGAAGGCGGGCTACGCCACGAGCCCGCTCGAGGATCCCGCGCTCGGCGAGAAGTACCGGCTGCATCAGGTCGACATCGCCGGCCTGACCAAGAAGGCGCTCGATGACCTGCCGCTGAACGCGAAAGAGAAGGACCGCTGCAAGAACTTCTTCGCGCTCGGCCTCGTGTCGTGGATCTACACGCGCCCGCTCGAGCCGACCCTGGATGCGATCCAGAAGCGCTTCGCCAAGCGCCCCGAGTTCGTCGAGGCCAACATCCGCGCGCTCAAGGCCGGCCACGCCTTCGGCGAGACCGCCGAGATGTTCGCCGAGCACTACGGCGTCGAGCCGGCCGAGATGGCGCCCGGCGTCTACCGCAGCATGACCGGCAACCGGGCGCTGGCCTGGGGCCTGCTCGCGGCGGCGGAGCGCACCAAGATCCCGGTGATCTTCGGGGCGTATCCGATCACGCCGGCCAGCGACATCCTGCACGAGCTGGCGCTGCACAAGCGGTTCCGGATCCGCACCTTCCAGGCCGAGGACGAGATCGCGGCGGCCACCGCGGCGATCGGGGCCTCGTTTGGCGGCTGCATCGGCGTGACCGCCTCGAGCGGTCCCGGCATCGCGCTCAAGGGCGAGGCGATCGGCCTCGCGGTCACCGCGGAGCTGCCGCTGGTGGTCTTCGACATCCAGCGCGGTGGCCCCAGCACCGGGCTGCCCACCAAGACCGAGCAGGCCGACCTGATGCAGGCCCTCTATGGTCGCAACAGCGAATCACCAGTCGTGGTGATCGCTCCGGCCACGCCGGGCGATTGCTTCTACATCGCCTACGAGGCGGTGCGGCTGGCCGTCAAGTACATGGTGCCGGTGATGGTGCTCTCCGACGGATATCTGGCCAACGGCTCGGAGCCCTGGCTGATCCCGGACCCGAAGAGCTTGCCCGACATCCCGCTCGAGTTCCGGACCGAGCGCGAGGGGTTCTTCCCGTACCTGCGCGATCCGGCGACCCTGTCGCGGCCGTGGGTGCGTCCGGGGACTCCCGGCCTGGAGCATCGTATCGGCGGCATCGAGAAGCAGGACGTGACCGGCAACATCTCCTACGATCCCGAGAATCACGACCACATGGTCCGCACCCGCGCCGAGAAGGTGCGGCGGGTGGCCCAGGAGATCGCGCCGCTCTCGATCAACGGCCCCGCCGCCGGCGAGGTGCTGGTGGTCGGCTGGGGCGGGACCTACGGCGCGATCACCGCGGCGGTCGAGGAGGCGCAGGGCGAGGGCAAGGCGGTGGCCTCGGTCCACCTGCGCTACCTGAATCCGCTGCCCCCGGATCTCGGCCACATCCTGCGTCAGTATCGTCGGGTGCTGGTGCCCGAGATCAACAGCGGGCAGCTGGTGCGGATCCTGAGAGCCGAGTACCTGGTCGACGCGGTGGGATTCAACCGGGTGCGCGGCCTGCCGCTCGCGAGCCAGGAGATCTACGAAGCGATCAACCAACTGCTGGAGGCCAAGCGGTGA
- a CDS encoding (Fe-S)-binding protein has product MDGLRACVHCGICLPQCPTYRVLGEEMDSPRGRVYLMRAAAEDRIGLTPTMARHLDLCLGCRACETACPSGVPFGQLLEATRGQLERRGVVAPERDSKLLRFLLGVFPHPRRLGPMLRGLRLYQRSRLQALVRGLGLLAPFESLRTMEALLPPLPAATPLPPERTAARGARARGRAGVLLGCAQRFFYPDVNADTVRLLAAAGYEVVVPRGQECCGALHLHAGRIDELRAMARRLMPAFEDVDVVVVNAAGCGSAMKEYGHWMPDETARRFSERVRDISEVLVDCELPLRPLRETVTYHDACHLAHGQRVRAEPRELLRRIPGLTLVDLPDADLCCGSAGIYNLLEPEMAGELGRGKAARVRETGARVVAAGNPGCLMQIAQHCRAQGLPVEVVHPVTLLARALEER; this is encoded by the coding sequence ATGGACGGCCTGCGCGCCTGCGTGCATTGCGGCATCTGCCTGCCTCAGTGCCCCACCTATCGGGTGCTCGGCGAGGAGATGGATTCGCCGCGCGGTCGCGTCTATCTCATGCGCGCGGCCGCCGAGGACCGGATCGGTCTCACCCCGACGATGGCCCGCCACCTCGACCTCTGCCTGGGCTGTCGAGCGTGCGAGACGGCCTGTCCGTCCGGCGTGCCCTTCGGTCAGCTGCTCGAGGCCACGCGCGGCCAGCTCGAGCGGCGGGGCGTCGTCGCGCCGGAGCGGGACTCGAAGCTCCTGCGCTTCCTGCTGGGCGTCTTCCCGCACCCGCGCCGGCTCGGGCCGATGCTACGGGGGTTGCGGCTGTATCAGCGCTCGCGCCTGCAGGCGCTGGTGCGCGGGCTCGGCCTCCTGGCGCCCTTCGAGAGCCTGCGCACGATGGAAGCCCTGCTGCCCCCTCTGCCGGCGGCCACGCCGCTTCCGCCCGAGCGGACGGCCGCGCGCGGTGCGCGGGCGCGCGGGCGCGCCGGCGTGCTGCTCGGCTGCGCCCAGCGGTTCTTCTATCCCGACGTCAACGCCGATACGGTGCGACTGCTGGCCGCGGCGGGGTATGAGGTGGTGGTGCCGCGAGGACAGGAGTGCTGCGGGGCGCTGCACCTGCACGCCGGCCGCATCGACGAGCTCCGCGCGATGGCGCGGCGGCTGATGCCCGCGTTCGAGGACGTGGACGTCGTGGTGGTGAACGCAGCCGGCTGCGGCTCGGCCATGAAGGAATACGGCCACTGGATGCCCGACGAGACGGCCCGGCGCTTCTCGGAGCGCGTGCGCGACATCTCCGAGGTGCTGGTCGACTGCGAGCTGCCGCTCCGGCCGCTGCGCGAGACGGTCACGTACCACGACGCCTGCCATCTCGCTCACGGCCAGCGAGTCCGCGCCGAGCCGCGCGAGCTGCTGCGCCGCATCCCCGGGCTCACCCTGGTCGACCTGCCCGACGCCGATCTCTGCTGCGGGAGCGCCGGCATCTACAACCTGCTCGAGCCCGAGATGGCCGGCGAGCTGGGCCGCGGGAAGGCGGCACGCGTCCGGGAGACCGGCGCGCGGGTCGTCGCCGCGGGCAATCCGGGATGTCTCATGCAGATCGCCCAGCACTGCCGGGCCCAGGGCCTGCCGGTGGAGGTGGTCCACCCGGTGACCCTTCTGGCTCGAGCCCTGGAGGAGCGATGA